In one window of Paraflavitalea soli DNA:
- a CDS encoding M23 family metallopeptidase — protein MKLLTSCIFLLLFYTGLAQLSDREIMDLKTGRRKEDTSYIYWLPYAEKKSFLLIQASNSQISHKEELSLDFKMKKGSKICAARGGIVTSARGDSDKGGLKEENLHDGNYIIVQHTDGSIAKYWHLEKDGVFVKVGDTVQQGQVIGASGNTGYTAFPHLHFQINDATGRQILTRFYTRRGIKYLRPGNWYKCVHP, from the coding sequence ATGAAGTTGCTCACCTCCTGTATATTCCTGCTTTTGTTCTACACCGGCCTGGCCCAGTTATCGGACCGGGAAATCATGGACCTGAAAACGGGGCGCAGGAAAGAGGACACCAGTTATATTTACTGGCTACCTTATGCTGAGAAAAAGAGCTTCCTGCTGATCCAGGCATCGAATAGCCAGATAAGCCATAAAGAGGAATTATCATTGGACTTTAAAATGAAGAAAGGTAGTAAGATCTGTGCCGCCCGTGGCGGCATCGTTACTTCGGCCCGTGGCGACAGTGATAAAGGCGGTCTCAAAGAAGAGAACCTGCATGATGGCAATTATATTATCGTCCAACATACCGATGGCAGCATTGCCAAGTACTGGCACCTGGAAAAAGATGGTGTATTTGTTAAGGTGGGTGATACGGTACAACAAGGACAAGTGATCGGCGCCTCCGGCAATACCGGTTATACAGCTTTCCCGCATTTACATTTCCAGATCAATGATGCCACAGGCCGGCAGATACTCACCCGGTTTTATACCCGCAGGGGCATTAAATACCTGCGCCCGGGCAACTGGTATAAGTGTGTGCACCCTTAA
- a CDS encoding response regulator, whose amino-acid sequence MTANTTQDNKVKKALIIEDEGDMCLLLNILLDGKGMEVDHVQSLSAAEEYLLQEKPAIILLDNRLPDGFGIDFISLFKERSPASKIIMISGIDASAKDVALENGADIFLEKPFTRAQLYESVNELLN is encoded by the coding sequence ATGACTGCTAATACAACTCAAGACAACAAAGTGAAGAAAGCGCTAATCATTGAAGATGAAGGCGATATGTGCCTGTTGCTCAACATCCTGCTGGATGGAAAGGGAATGGAAGTGGATCATGTACAAAGCCTTTCAGCAGCTGAGGAATATCTTCTACAGGAAAAACCAGCGATCATTTTATTGGACAATCGTCTGCCCGATGGTTTCGGCATTGATTTCATCAGTCTTTTTAAAGAAAGATCGCCTGCATCAAAGATTATTATGATATCCGGAATAGATGCTTCTGCCAAAGATGTAGCGCTGGAAAACGGAGCAGATATCTTCCTGGAAAAGCCTTTCACCAGGGCCCAGCTTTATGAGTCCGTCAACGAACTGCTCAACTAG
- a CDS encoding VOC family protein has product MNQNEQKLATCLWFDNNAEEAVQFYASIFKDNLQQGDIMRWPEEKPGHKGAVLTSTFYLYGQEFVALNGGPEFKFTEAVSIMVNANTQEEIDDLWEKLSKGGEKSMCGWLKDKFGLSWQITPRLLPKLLMDKDQKKANSVMKVMMGMSKIVIKDLQAAYDNA; this is encoded by the coding sequence ATGAATCAAAACGAACAAAAACTGGCCACCTGCCTGTGGTTTGACAACAACGCCGAAGAAGCGGTTCAATTCTATGCGTCTATTTTTAAGGATAACCTGCAACAGGGTGACATAATGCGCTGGCCAGAGGAAAAACCGGGTCATAAAGGCGCCGTATTGACCTCCACCTTTTACCTATACGGGCAGGAATTTGTTGCCCTGAATGGTGGTCCGGAATTCAAATTCACAGAAGCTGTTTCCATCATGGTGAATGCGAATACACAGGAAGAAATAGATGATTTGTGGGAAAAGCTATCCAAAGGCGGAGAAAAGAGTATGTGCGGCTGGCTGAAAGACAAGTTTGGCTTGTCCTGGCAAATTACACCACGTCTCTTACCGAAGCTATTAATGGATAAGGATCAAAAGAAAGCCAACAGTGTGATGAAGGTGATGATGGGAATGAGTAAGATCGTTATTAAAGACCTGCAAGCTGCCTACGATAATGCCTAA
- a CDS encoding DUF3500 domain-containing protein — MPLKCLLFVLASLIVTHCYSQDNNTEIRKSVASFVDGLTVLQKKRALVDFADTMRTEWNNLPVGLRPRVGINIGSLTDVQRKSLHRILSAALSSQGYLKATGVMHMDNLLNMYYDTLLQRKEINEDLHSRMRALQWSHQQFYLAVFNHPSDSTWGFKLEGHHLSLNFTFHQQQLAVTPFFIGSDPAEYSISDYAGWRILGQEEDLGVKLIYLLSPAQQQKATLSQAVPGDIITSAESGKRLIDYWGLPGSALNKQQLEVLKQIIREFVFNMEYEKAMVEYDKIIKAGIDKVYFGWIGPYDEHKAHYFVLNGPTFLIEFDNSGFNHEGNHIHAIWREKNNEFGGDVLKKHYQASH; from the coding sequence ATGCCCCTAAAATGCTTGCTATTTGTTCTTGCTTCGCTGATCGTAACCCATTGTTATAGCCAGGATAATAATACGGAGATAAGAAAGTCAGTCGCCTCTTTTGTGGATGGCCTTACCGTTCTACAAAAGAAAAGGGCGCTGGTTGATTTTGCTGATACCATGCGTACTGAATGGAATAACCTGCCGGTGGGCCTGCGGCCCCGGGTAGGTATCAATATCGGCAGTCTCACTGATGTACAGCGAAAATCATTACACCGTATCCTTTCTGCTGCCTTAAGTTCACAAGGATACCTGAAAGCTACAGGTGTAATGCATATGGACAACCTGCTGAATATGTATTATGATACTTTGTTACAGCGGAAAGAGATCAACGAAGACCTGCACAGCAGGATGCGGGCGCTGCAATGGAGCCACCAGCAATTTTACCTGGCAGTGTTCAATCATCCTTCAGACAGCACCTGGGGTTTTAAACTGGAAGGCCATCACCTTTCGCTGAACTTTACCTTCCACCAACAGCAGTTGGCAGTTACCCCATTTTTCATTGGCAGCGATCCGGCTGAATATAGTATTTCAGATTATGCCGGCTGGCGTATATTGGGACAGGAAGAGGACCTGGGCGTTAAACTGATCTATTTATTGTCGCCGGCGCAGCAGCAAAAAGCTACCCTGAGCCAGGCGGTGCCGGGCGATATCATCACCTCCGCCGAGAGTGGCAAACGGCTGATCGATTATTGGGGTCTTCCAGGCAGCGCCCTGAATAAGCAACAACTGGAAGTATTGAAGCAGATCATCCGGGAATTTGTATTCAACATGGAATATGAAAAAGCGATGGTGGAATATGATAAGATCATCAAAGCCGGCATTGATAAAGTTTATTTTGGCTGGATCGGCCCTTATGATGAACACAAGGCGCATTACTTTGTACTCAATGGCCCTACTTTCCTGATAGAGTTTGACAACAGCGGATTCAATCACGAAGGCAATCATATTCATGCGATCTGGCGGGAAAAGAACAACGAATTTGGCGGGGATGTGCTGAAGAAGCATTACCAGGCTTCGCACTAG
- a CDS encoding DUF3575 domain-containing protein yields the protein MRSKLSFTILLLLSSLLCFSQDAEVTDITNITKVTILSPGIGYEKRIAKYQSLYLQGFLDISGGVGYSSSLGFLSFLYLDPTFSLEYRYYYNFRRRQERGKRVAMNSLNYIAPFFRSSFPRRNYINSSGEFERKRRAIYATGATFGLQRNFRSRFSLDMNIGLGYMIEGRYTDDEGIASYNNNQFYFPGRISFGIWLNKRK from the coding sequence ATGCGATCAAAATTATCCTTCACGATCCTGCTCTTGCTGAGCAGCCTGTTGTGTTTTTCACAGGATGCGGAAGTTACCGACATCACCAACATTACAAAAGTCACTATCCTAAGCCCTGGTATCGGCTATGAAAAGCGGATAGCCAAATACCAATCGCTCTACCTCCAGGGATTTTTAGATATATCCGGAGGGGTGGGTTATTCTTCCTCCCTGGGTTTTCTTTCTTTCCTTTATCTCGACCCCACCTTTTCGCTGGAATACCGGTATTACTACAATTTCCGCAGGCGGCAGGAACGCGGCAAGCGGGTGGCGATGAATAGCCTGAATTATATAGCGCCTTTTTTCAGGAGTAGTTTCCCCAGGAGAAATTATATCAACAGTTCCGGAGAGTTTGAGCGGAAGCGAAGAGCCATCTATGCCACCGGTGCTACCTTCGGCCTGCAACGTAATTTCAGGAGCCGCTTCAGTTTAGACATGAACATAGGTTTGGGTTATATGATCGAAGGCAGGTATACTGATGATGAAGGAATAGCGAGCTATAACAACAATCAATTTTATTTTCCCGGGCGTATCAGTTTTGGTATCTGGCTCAACAAAAGAAAATAA
- the rnr gene encoding ribonuclease R encodes MSKKQSKKSKNKPKKKKGFTDQDSLKGVLDITRSGVGYVVIPNNAGDILVRPGDFNTALHGDTVRVRVVNTGGRQSSRQQGKIVEVVQRKQTQFMGRIEVGKTFAFFIADVDKPMPDIFVPLTSLHEAKDKDRVIVRIVEWQPNKKPVGEVVQVMQPGDDNDIAMKEILMQNGFPLAFSDDVLEETARIPDIIPQAEIKNRKDVRETLTFTIDPVDAKDFDDAISFRILKNGNYEIGVHIADVSHYVEPDTALDKEAYERATSVYLPDRVLPMLPERISNELCSLRPKEDKLTFSAIFQITDKGDVKQHWLGKTIIHSDHRFTYEQVQEIIEKEEGLYKDEVLILNTLAQKFRKARFRKGAINFSSQEVRFKLDEKGKPIGIMIKESKEAHQLVEEFMLLANRTVAESVARIKFNKKEIPFPYRVHDTPDEKKLEPFAAFARKYGHEFDTKSPEGIARSFNQMLKDVQGKPEQHVLEQLGIRTMAKAIYTAENIGHYGLGFKQYCHFTSPIRRYPDVMVHRVLFDILNEKIEPDKKMEQKCKHCSEKERSAMESERAANKYKQVEYIQNFLGDEFEGVISGVAAFGFWVETIEHKCEGLVSINSLLEYDDFRLIEGDYSLAGMRSGRKFRMGDKVRIKVIAANLTKRQLDYEWVITATAGDDKVEAGLQKPSYPIPKRGKGGKRKKS; translated from the coding sequence ATGAGTAAGAAACAATCAAAGAAGAGTAAGAACAAGCCTAAGAAGAAAAAAGGGTTTACTGATCAGGATTCCCTGAAAGGGGTATTGGATATCACCCGTTCCGGAGTAGGATACGTGGTCATACCCAACAATGCCGGTGATATACTGGTGCGCCCCGGCGATTTTAATACAGCCCTCCATGGCGATACCGTGCGTGTAAGAGTGGTCAATACCGGTGGCCGGCAAAGCAGCCGTCAGCAGGGCAAGATCGTGGAAGTAGTACAGCGTAAGCAAACCCAGTTCATGGGCAGGATAGAAGTGGGAAAGACCTTTGCGTTTTTCATTGCTGATGTAGACAAGCCCATGCCCGATATATTTGTGCCCCTCACCAGCCTCCACGAGGCGAAAGACAAGGACCGGGTGATCGTACGGATTGTGGAATGGCAGCCCAACAAAAAGCCTGTAGGCGAAGTGGTGCAGGTGATGCAGCCAGGCGATGACAATGACATTGCCATGAAGGAGATCCTCATGCAGAACGGGTTTCCCTTGGCCTTTTCCGATGATGTACTGGAAGAAACAGCCCGTATACCCGATATCATTCCCCAGGCGGAGATCAAGAACCGCAAGGATGTGCGGGAAACACTCACCTTCACCATCGATCCCGTAGATGCCAAGGATTTTGACGATGCTATCTCCTTCCGCATACTCAAGAATGGTAACTATGAGATCGGCGTGCACATTGCCGATGTAAGCCATTACGTAGAACCGGATACCGCACTGGACAAGGAAGCCTACGAAAGAGCTACCTCCGTGTACCTGCCAGACAGGGTACTGCCCATGCTGCCCGAAAGGATATCCAACGAATTGTGCTCCCTGCGTCCCAAAGAAGACAAGCTCACCTTTTCAGCCATCTTCCAGATCACCGACAAAGGCGATGTAAAACAACACTGGCTGGGCAAAACGATCATTCACTCCGATCATCGCTTTACCTACGAGCAGGTGCAGGAGATCATTGAGAAAGAAGAAGGTTTGTACAAAGATGAAGTACTTATTCTCAATACCCTGGCGCAGAAGTTTCGCAAAGCACGGTTCAGGAAAGGCGCTATTAATTTCTCTTCCCAGGAAGTGCGTTTCAAACTGGATGAGAAAGGGAAGCCCATTGGCATCATGATCAAAGAAAGCAAAGAGGCCCATCAATTGGTGGAGGAATTCATGCTGCTGGCCAACCGAACCGTTGCAGAGAGCGTTGCCAGGATCAAGTTCAATAAAAAAGAGATTCCCTTCCCATACCGGGTGCACGATACTCCCGATGAAAAGAAGCTGGAGCCCTTTGCCGCTTTTGCCCGTAAATACGGCCACGAGTTTGATACCAAATCACCCGAAGGCATTGCCAGGTCTTTCAACCAGATGCTGAAAGATGTACAGGGCAAGCCGGAGCAGCATGTGTTGGAACAACTGGGCATCCGCACCATGGCCAAAGCTATCTATACAGCAGAAAATATCGGTCACTATGGCCTGGGCTTTAAACAATACTGCCACTTCACTTCACCCATACGCCGGTACCCCGACGTAATGGTGCACCGTGTGTTGTTTGATATCCTCAATGAAAAGATTGAGCCCGATAAGAAGATGGAGCAGAAATGCAAACACTGCAGCGAAAAAGAACGCAGTGCCATGGAATCTGAAAGGGCAGCCAATAAATACAAGCAGGTAGAGTACATTCAGAATTTCCTGGGCGATGAGTTTGAAGGCGTCATCAGTGGCGTAGCTGCCTTTGGATTCTGGGTAGAGACCATCGAACACAAATGCGAAGGGCTGGTAAGCATCAACAGCCTGCTGGAATACGATGATTTCCGTCTTATAGAAGGCGATTACAGCCTGGCTGGTATGCGCAGTGGCCGTAAGTTCAGGATGGGCGATAAAGTGCGGATCAAAGTGATCGCAGCCAACCTCACCAAACGCCAGCTGGATTACGAGTGGGTGATCACCGCCACCGCCGGTGATGATAAAGTAGAGGCGGGTCTGCAAAAGCCATCCTATCCGATACCCAAAAGGGGCAAGGGCGGCAAACGCAAAAAATCATAA
- the lpxK gene encoding tetraacyldisaccharide 4'-kinase — MNFNAPLLRPIRILLFPFSLVYGAVIWLRNRMFDKNILKSSSFNLPVICVGNLSAGGTGKSPMVEFLLKILHSHMEVAVLSRGYKRKTRGYALAGAGTTALEIGDEPMQFHLKFPEVSIAVGEERVVAIPQLLHDKPGTQVIVLDDAFQHRTVKAGLNIVLTDYSNLFTRDWFLPTGDLRDEKNSYKRADILVVTKCRPDLSPEERKAILEEIRPLPHQHVFFSAIRYGLPYHILHRNELPVNDSMEVLLVSGIANPAPLKRYLQEVSKTYYEIPYSDHHIFSIDDLKEIVKRFDNMQTTNKIILTTEKDAVRLVKFEQQLKELPVYVIPIEVQFLFNEEQVFSDLITTFIKEFTFRP; from the coding sequence ATGAATTTTAACGCTCCACTGCTACGGCCCATACGAATATTATTATTCCCTTTTTCATTGGTTTACGGCGCTGTAATATGGTTGCGCAACAGGATGTTTGATAAGAATATTCTTAAATCATCTTCCTTCAACCTGCCAGTTATTTGCGTAGGCAACCTGTCTGCCGGAGGTACCGGTAAATCACCCATGGTAGAGTTTTTGCTGAAGATCCTCCATAGCCATATGGAAGTAGCCGTATTAAGCAGGGGATATAAACGCAAGACCAGGGGGTATGCCCTGGCCGGTGCAGGTACCACTGCCCTGGAAATAGGGGACGAACCTATGCAATTCCACCTCAAATTCCCGGAAGTGAGTATTGCCGTGGGAGAGGAGCGCGTAGTGGCCATTCCCCAGCTGCTCCATGATAAGCCCGGTACCCAGGTGATCGTGCTGGATGATGCTTTCCAGCACCGTACTGTGAAGGCAGGTCTTAATATCGTATTGACGGATTATAGCAACCTGTTTACCCGCGACTGGTTTCTGCCTACCGGTGACCTGCGCGATGAGAAGAACAGCTATAAAAGAGCCGATATACTGGTCGTTACCAAATGCCGGCCCGATCTTTCGCCGGAAGAAAGAAAGGCCATCCTGGAAGAAATACGCCCCCTGCCACACCAGCACGTATTTTTTTCTGCCATACGGTATGGCCTACCTTACCATATCCTTCACCGCAATGAGCTGCCGGTGAACGATTCCATGGAAGTATTGCTGGTAAGTGGCATTGCCAATCCTGCCCCCCTCAAAAGGTACCTGCAGGAAGTATCTAAAACCTACTATGAGATCCCGTACAGCGATCATCACATCTTCTCCATTGATGATCTGAAAGAGATCGTAAAACGGTTTGACAACATGCAAACCACCAACAAGATCATTCTCACCACCGAAAAAGATGCTGTACGGTTGGTAAAATTTGAACAACAATTAAAAGAATTGCCTGTGTATGTAATTCCGATAGAAGTGCAGTTCCTGTTCAACGAAGAACAGGTATTTAGTGATTTAATCACTACATTCATTAAGGAATTTACATTCAGGCCTTAA
- a CDS encoding 5-formyltetrahydrofolate cyclo-ligase, which translates to MIKRTVRKEYLQRRMDIPEEDLQQQTALMAFNFKKLSFPPVKFLMSFSPLLARREFDVSVCEDMLKQQNPSMQTAWPRIEEHSSEMEASLVQRGGLFIKNRFNVLEPISGHIIEPEMLDMIFVPLVAFDEKGYRIGYGKGYYDRYLARCRHDIIRVGFSFFEAVRGIEDINQFDVPLNFCITPYRNYEF; encoded by the coding sequence ATGATAAAAAGAACCGTTCGAAAGGAATACCTGCAACGCAGGATGGACATTCCCGAAGAAGATCTCCAGCAACAAACTGCCCTTATGGCGTTTAACTTTAAGAAGTTATCCTTCCCACCCGTTAAGTTCCTGATGTCTTTTTCACCCCTCCTGGCAAGGCGTGAATTCGATGTGTCTGTTTGTGAGGATATGCTCAAACAGCAAAATCCTTCCATGCAAACTGCCTGGCCCCGCATTGAAGAACATTCTTCCGAAATGGAAGCTTCCCTGGTGCAAAGAGGAGGCCTTTTTATCAAGAACAGGTTCAATGTACTGGAGCCCATCAGCGGCCATATCATAGAGCCCGAAATGCTGGATATGATATTTGTACCCCTGGTGGCATTTGATGAAAAAGGCTACCGCATAGGCTATGGCAAAGGGTATTATGACCGTTACCTGGCCCGTTGCCGCCATGATATCATACGCGTTGGATTCTCCTTTTTCGAAGCCGTACGGGGCATTGAGGACATCAACCAATTTGATGTACCTTTAAACTTTTGTATCACACCGTATCGTAATTATGAATTTTAA
- the bioD gene encoding dethiobiotin synthase yields MNKIFITGIGTGVGKTLISAIVTKALEADYWKPIQAGYEEGTDSEYVRHALTDTTSVIHPEVYKLKMPASPHIAAREEGITISIQKICEQVPPISRNLIIEGAGGLLVPLNGSEFVADLVKALGAGVILVSRNYLGSINHSLLTARVCREMNLPVLGWIFNDQYLHYEEEIVHWSNYPLIASVPYTKAADGKFIEAQAATLQKRLKGFL; encoded by the coding sequence ATGAACAAGATATTCATTACCGGTATCGGCACCGGCGTAGGTAAGACCCTCATCTCAGCCATAGTGACCAAAGCCCTGGAGGCGGATTACTGGAAGCCCATTCAGGCTGGTTACGAGGAAGGCACCGACAGCGAATATGTGCGCCATGCGCTAACGGATACTACATCGGTTATACATCCCGAAGTATACAAACTGAAGATGCCCGCATCCCCGCATATTGCCGCCAGGGAGGAAGGTATTACCATTTCTATTCAAAAAATTTGTGAGCAGGTTCCACCAATTAGTCGTAATTTGATCATCGAAGGCGCCGGAGGATTATTGGTCCCGTTGAACGGATCGGAATTTGTGGCAGACCTTGTAAAGGCCCTGGGAGCTGGCGTTATTTTGGTAAGTCGCAATTACCTGGGGAGTATTAACCATTCATTATTAACCGCCCGTGTGTGCAGGGAGATGAATTTGCCGGTATTGGGATGGATATTCAATGACCAGTATCTTCACTACGAAGAAGAGATCGTACACTGGAGCAACTACCCACTGATAGCATCTGTACCTTATACGAAAGCAGCAGACGGAAAATTTATCGAGGCGCAAGCGGCCACCCTTCAAAAGCGACTGAAAGGATTTCTATGA
- a CDS encoding RsmD family RNA methyltransferase — protein sequence MRIISGELGGRRINPPANMPHTRPTTDIAKGGLFNILQNNLDFEALKTLDIFGGTGSISYELASRGAEDCTIVEKDPVMYEFIKKTAQDLKLTNFKVIKMEVFKFLDQCTEQFDFIFAGPPYALTTIDELPKKVVERQLLKPGGWFVLEHTPRNKYENYPLFVTARNYGTTIFSIFVNK from the coding sequence ATGCGTATAATCAGTGGCGAATTGGGAGGACGACGTATCAATCCACCGGCTAATATGCCGCATACACGTCCTACGACCGATATTGCCAAAGGAGGTCTTTTTAATATCCTGCAGAATAACCTGGATTTTGAGGCCCTCAAAACACTCGACATATTCGGCGGCACCGGCAGCATCAGTTATGAACTGGCTTCCCGCGGCGCCGAAGATTGTACCATCGTAGAGAAAGATCCCGTGATGTATGAGTTCATTAAGAAAACAGCCCAGGACCTGAAGCTCACCAATTTCAAGGTCATCAAAATGGAAGTGTTTAAATTCCTGGACCAGTGCACCGAACAGTTTGATTTTATATTTGCCGGTCCGCCCTATGCCCTCACCACTATTGATGAGCTGCCCAAAAAAGTGGTGGAAAGGCAATTGCTGAAGCCTGGTGGCTGGTTTGTACTGGAACATACACCCCGCAATAAGTACGAGAACTATCCCCTCTTTGTTACTGCCCGCAACTACGGAACCACTATTTTCAGCATTTTTGTAAATAAGTAA
- a CDS encoding DUF3822 family protein, protein MLKATFDIIPENARQEEMQNSLLLMEVGEKVFSYVLYNKQEQRFMGLRQYNLDFMPGKPVMEALQEILAGDELLQLSYREAFVIYHYTDSNLLPEKLFHIELNKPVTELVFGNAHKGLLLSEKIPGWNVYNIYRIPREAHALMQHKFAAGKYWHYYTIMLSGIEKESSGDGVLKVIVASDRIIVAVFKKHALQLIQTYQYDTPDDVSYHLLALCNRFDLDNEQVILKISGLLDEQSILYQELFKYFLHLEWEEITESSRLHEAFESYPAHYFSPLLNMALCV, encoded by the coding sequence ATGCTGAAAGCAACATTTGATATTATTCCGGAAAATGCCCGGCAGGAAGAAATGCAGAACAGCCTGTTACTCATGGAAGTGGGTGAAAAGGTTTTTAGTTATGTGTTGTACAACAAGCAGGAGCAGCGTTTTATGGGCCTGCGTCAATACAACCTCGATTTTATGCCTGGCAAGCCGGTGATGGAAGCATTGCAGGAGATACTCGCCGGTGATGAATTGTTGCAGCTTTCCTACCGCGAGGCATTCGTTATTTATCATTATACTGATAGCAACCTGTTGCCGGAAAAACTCTTTCATATTGAACTGAATAAACCGGTGACCGAACTGGTTTTTGGCAATGCCCACAAAGGATTGCTGCTGAGCGAAAAGATACCCGGCTGGAACGTCTATAATATTTACCGCATTCCCCGGGAAGCCCATGCCCTGATGCAGCACAAATTTGCCGCCGGCAAATACTGGCACTACTATACCATCATGCTTTCCGGTATTGAAAAAGAATCATCCGGCGATGGCGTATTGAAAGTGATAGTAGCTTCCGACAGGATCATTGTAGCTGTGTTTAAGAAGCATGCCCTGCAACTGATACAAACCTACCAGTACGATACCCCCGATGACGTATCTTATCATTTGCTGGCCTTGTGCAACAGGTTTGATCTTGACAATGAACAGGTCATACTGAAAATATCAGGCTTACTGGATGAGCAATCCATCCTGTACCAGGAGTTGTTCAAGTATTTCCTCCACCTTGAATGGGAGGAAATCACTGAAAGCTCACGCCTGCATGAAGCATTTGAGTCCTATCCGGCGCACTATTTTTCACCCTTGCTGAACATGGCCTTATGCGTATAA
- a CDS encoding MATE family efflux transporter: MATVIPNDLRVEVSNRQILKIALPISFALLVPQINFITNNIFLGGLGEQELGTAGLTGVYYLIFAAIGFGLNNGLQALIARRAGENRVDEIGKLFSQGVRIALIIAAIGIALTFLVAPTILKYSLHDQKVLQQSVHFLYIRIWGLPFLYIYQMRNALLVGTNQSKYLVIGTLAETIANIFFDYTLIYGKLGFPAMGFNGAAIASVIAEATGMLVVFAVIHRKGISKRFSLYKHFGYQKDISKLILVQSSPLIFQHAISVISWIFFYILVERHGYSQGHSNRDLAISNTMRNLFGFFGVFTWSFAATTNTMVSNVIGQGRKDLVISLVQKIVRISFCIALVIALLLNFFPHVLLSVYGQDASFVTDAIPVVRVVSSALVLMSFSTVWLNAVTGTGNSTVNLAIEAAAITLYCCYIYLVLEVFKWSITWGWMSEWLYWTTLFSLSYWYIRSGKWKKKEI, translated from the coding sequence ATGGCCACAGTTATACCGAATGATTTAAGGGTAGAAGTTTCCAACCGACAGATACTGAAGATCGCCTTGCCGATCAGCTTTGCATTGCTAGTACCGCAGATCAATTTCATCACCAACAACATTTTCCTGGGGGGCCTGGGGGAACAGGAACTGGGTACAGCCGGCCTTACGGGGGTATATTACCTCATTTTCGCAGCGATTGGTTTTGGCCTGAACAATGGGTTACAGGCATTGATCGCCCGCCGGGCAGGGGAAAACCGCGTGGATGAGATCGGAAAGCTGTTTTCGCAAGGAGTACGGATCGCGCTCATCATTGCTGCCATTGGCATTGCGCTTACCTTTTTGGTGGCGCCCACTATATTGAAGTATTCGCTGCACGATCAAAAGGTATTGCAGCAATCTGTGCACTTCCTGTACATCCGCATCTGGGGCCTGCCCTTCCTGTACATCTACCAAATGCGCAATGCCCTGCTGGTAGGCACTAACCAAAGTAAATACCTGGTGATCGGCACGCTGGCGGAAACAATAGCCAATATATTCTTTGATTATACATTGATCTATGGCAAACTGGGGTTCCCGGCAATGGGTTTTAACGGGGCAGCTATCGCCTCGGTCATCGCAGAGGCCACGGGCATGCTGGTGGTATTTGCGGTGATCCATCGCAAAGGGATCAGCAAACGTTTTTCGCTGTACAAGCATTTTGGTTACCAAAAGGATATCTCCAAACTAATACTGGTACAATCTTCTCCGCTTATTTTCCAACATGCCATCAGTGTGATCAGTTGGATATTCTTCTACATATTGGTAGAGCGACATGGCTATTCACAAGGACATAGTAACCGCGACCTGGCGATCTCCAATACGATGCGTAACCTCTTCGGCTTTTTTGGGGTATTCACCTGGTCATTTGCGGCTACTACCAATACGATGGTCAGCAATGTGATTGGTCAGGGCAGGAAGGACCTGGTGATATCACTGGTTCAGAAAATTGTACGCATCAGCTTCTGCATAGCCCTTGTCATCGCCCTATTGCTGAATTTCTTTCCGCATGTACTGCTCTCCGTTTATGGACAGGATGCCTCCTTTGTAACAGATGCCATTCCCGTGGTACGGGTGGTTTCGAGCGCCCTGGTGTTGATGTCATTTTCTACGGTATGGCTGAATGCAGTAACCGGCACAGGCAACTCTACGGTAAACCTGGCCATTGAAGCAGCAGCCATTACGCTCTATTGCTGCTACATTTACCTGGTACTGGAAGTATTCAAATGGTCCATCACCTGGGGCTGGATGTCGGAATGGCTGTACTGGACTACCTTGTTCTCACTTTCCTACTGGTATATCCGGAGCGGGAAGTGGAAGAAAAAGGAAATTTAA
- a CDS encoding dihydroneopterin aldolase: MVTIELHNIRLQAYHGLYEGEQKTGSLYEVSLKITYDEGHVKFDDLKNTINYVDVFDIVKQRMKVATPLLEKVAEGIIRKLKHQYPFSTEIIISIYKLEPPIENIQGKLGITMHKKYDV, encoded by the coding sequence ATGGTTACGATTGAGTTACACAACATTCGGTTACAGGCGTATCACGGTCTTTATGAAGGAGAACAAAAAACAGGAAGCCTTTACGAAGTGAGCCTGAAAATAACGTATGATGAGGGCCACGTTAAGTTCGACGACCTGAAGAATACCATCAATTATGTGGATGTATTTGACATCGTAAAACAACGGATGAAGGTAGCAACTCCCTTGCTCGAGAAAGTAGCCGAAGGCATTATCCGCAAACTCAAACATCAATATCCCTTCTCCACCGAGATCATCATCTCCATCTACAAGTTGGAACCTCCCATCGAGAACATCCAGGGCAAGCTGGGCATTACCATGCACAAGAAGTATGATGTTTAA